Proteins encoded by one window of Xenopus tropicalis strain Nigerian chromosome 6, UCB_Xtro_10.0, whole genome shotgun sequence:
- the chrac1 gene encoding chromatin accessibility complex protein 1 (The RefSeq protein has 1 non-frameshifting indel compared to this genomic sequence): MAAPESRLVSLPLSRIRLIMKSSPDVSNINQDALMVTAKATELFVQFLATHSYKHGTGKETKTLTYSDLANAAEESETFQFLSDILPKKILASDYLQMLKDEQERDEDDDDEEEEEEEEDDEDDDDDDDDDEEEEEDDDDEEDDDDD; the protein is encoded by the exons ATGGCGGCTCCGGAGAGCCGGTTGGTGTCGCTGCCTCTGTCTCGGATCCGACTCATTATGAAGAGCTCGCCCGATGTGTCCAACATTAACCAGGATGCGCTGATGGTCACTGCCAAGGCCACT GAGCTTTTTGTCCAGTTTCTCGCCACCCACTCGTACAAACACGGCACCGGCAAAGAGACCAAAACCCTGACGTACAGCGACTTGGCCAACGCCGCCGAGGAATCCGAAACATTCCAGTTTCTCTCAG ACATTTTGCCCAAGAAGATTCTGGCCAGTGACTACTTGCAAATGTTAAAAGACGAACAGGAAagggatgaagatgatgatgatgaggaggaagaagaagaagaagaagatgatgaggatgatgatgatgatgaagaggaggaggaagatgacgatgatgaagaagatgatgatgatgattag